The genomic segment CACATAGTCAAACTTCACCTTCCACCGCACCACGTTCTTGCCCACCTCCACGGCTGTGACACGGCCTGTGTACCACTCCCTGTTCACACGCACCTCCACATGCAGCCCTTTATCTGAGAGTGGGGATTGGGTTGGAGTCAGAAAATTAGACtagagccccccctcccccgcccacccccccaaGCCAGGACCATTTCAGGAAAGGTCGTCCCAGGTTCACAGGGACAAGAACCCCTTGGAGCTTGACCCCACTATGCCAGGGACATTGGAGCCCAGCCACCTGGTCTCCTTTCCCATCTGTCATGAGGGTGCCAGAGAGCAGAAAGGTAACTGACTGCCAGGGGTGAACACCAAGGAACTGATGCTAAAAATAAACCTAAGGGTGTGCTAGCCTCAGAACTCTCAGAATGAGACCAGAAACCATTGTCACATGAGAGTCCAGAGCCAGGAAAGCCTTCTTGAGCCTCCGGGATAAGGTGTTGCTGGCCAAGGGGCCACTTCCCCACAGGGGCCACTTCCCCACAGGGGCCAGGCACTCCCTGAACTCACCTTTCTGAGCGCTCTTGACATCACCTGAGTCCTCTTCCCCAGCACTGTCTGAGAGCTGCAAGAACAGAGTCTGTCAGAGGCACTGCCAGTGTCTCTGAAGAGCAGGCAGTCTGCCCAGGGTCCTCAGCAGTCACCTCAAGTCTTCTCATGTAGCCGTTTAAATCACCAGGCCTCACTGGGAGCCGCTCTCTACACAACTACGTTAAGTGTCTACACGTCTGCCTCTATGTAAACCTCAATAAACAAGATAACGGCAAGGAGCAGAACATCACAGATCTGCATCGGTGTGACCTCAGGCCTGTGATCCAGCCAGTCTCACTCACAATCCTACCTGGCACTGTTGTTTCTAGTCATCACTGTGACTGGGAGTCCTTCAGAGATGGGCTTCTGGATGGCTCACAACTGCAGGTGGTGAGCAGGGACCCAGGGGCGGGAAGAGGCTGAGAACCTACCTCATTCaagtcctttttttcctccttcacagcAAACTTGCCCCGCTTGGACcgctccttcctcctctcagccTCTTCCTCCACTTCTTCCTCATCAGAGACCCCAAGACTGCGCTTCCGACTAGGAGTGGCCTACAGCAAGAGGAAAGGGAGCACAAGGGACCCTGTCAGCCCTGGAGGTGCTAGAAGATCCCTTCTGGCCTAAAAGAGCCATTCAGGGAGGGGTCTGCGTGTCTCAGTCCCCGCCAGGCTGGGCTCCTGACAGTACTGGGTATATAGCAACCCCCAACTCTGCATCTGCAAGGACTCTGCTCAAGGCTGTCTCAGGGATCCTCTGAGTTCattccccactgagccacaccaacCACTGCTGCAGTCCACCAAGGCTGCCACCAGGCTGCCAATCTCTGCACAGCATGAGAAGCCGGTGGTGACTCAAGGTTGCAGAGGACCAACACTCACAGAGGGCCTCAGAGCGCTCCCTGGACAGGAAACCAACAAGCTCTGTGCCCTCAAGAGTCTGTTCTGCTATCAGACTCCTCCACAAGGGCAGCAGGGAAGCCTGATCTCTGCCCCTTGGCTGCCCACCCCAGCAGGTACTGCCCGACTCACCGGGGAGAGTTTACTGGGCGGCTCTGGCTTCTTGACCACTGGAGTTCTAATGGCTCTGGGAGCAGGGACTTCCCGAGGGCCCTTGGAGTTGGGCAGCAGAGATGGTGATGGTGGCTGCACTAGAGGGGCAGGCCGGGCCACAGTCTTGACTGCAGCATTAGCAGGCTTTCGGGGCACCTCAGGTGGCTGGAGCAGCCTAGAAGTACTGGCCTCTTCCCGGGCTGCCACGGCAGGAGGCTTTGGGGCGCTGCTGACAACAGGAGCCTTtcggggctggctggctggcctgggagcttgCAGGGAAGGGGGTCTGCTTGGGGCATTCTTGATCACAGCAGGTAAAGGTGGCGACCGAGGACGCTGAGGTCTACGTGCAGGTTCCTGAAAGAGGCCCAGAGAAAGTGAAGACACAGATCCCAGCATGAGACAGACACCTCAAGAAAAGCCCCTCACCTGCCCCAGCTTTACCTCAGTGGAAGGTCTGGTGGTCACTTCCAAGGGCAATTTCTTCAGGTCGGCTTGGGAGCGGATGGGTGTGGTTTTCTGCAGAGTAAACATGATGGTGAGGCTGTCTGCATATCTTGGTACATTCAAGCCAGCTTCCTGGATCCCCAGTCTGGGACAGttggtaaataagaaaaaaaatctgggccACAGTCCTACTATACAAGCCTCCCATTCTCACTGGGGAAACAAAAATTCACAGACACTAAACCACTAACAAATTACAGCATTCTGTGATTAATCCAACAATTCAGAGACTGGGGAAAAATGGACCAAACTCTtacaaaacaagccaaaaaagCCTGGAGATCCCTGATGTACAACGCCAGAAAAGACAGGTAGGATTCAGCAGACAGGGAAGCCTACATACGATGGTTGAGTTAGAGAACATCTGCCTGTGCAGAAGCCAAAAGGGAAAAGCTTTTGTAGTAAGTATGAAAGGGTTGATGCTATGCATATATCTAAAAAACAACCTGACAAATCaattaaggaaaaatttaaagcaacaaaaatataagagaataagcagtcctaaaaaaaagacatgtgggaaaaaaaaattaattttagaaacatGAAATTCAAATGATAAGAAGCATAACTTTGCTTATCAATtttgcaaaaacatttaaaaataaatgtactgcTGGTAAAAAACAATATAATACATTTTCTGGAAGATAATTtggaaatagttttttaaaaaaccccacagaattcTAGAATTCTCTTACTCTTTCAAATTCACTTCTGGAAAACCATCCCCCCAAAATAATCACGCACTaaaaaatagtgtgtgtgtaAGATATGACACAAATGTCATGATCTCcgtatttctaattaaaaatatatgcatttatgtgCACGGAGCAGTCATAAAAAGTTGGAAGGATATGCAGTCAATGGTGATTACCTCtaaaggcatttattttctagagtttcaaaaattctaaatgaagtgGACTTGTTtgtaatatataaacaaaaaaattttttggaggttcctaggctaagggtccaatcagagctacagctgccggcctacaccacagccacagcaacaccagatccttaacccactaagcaagtacaggggtcgaacccacaacctcacggttcctagttggatctgtttctgctgcaccacaacgggaactccctaaaaaaattttttttaaagaatgatcaAGGCATACTCAAGAACTAGTGTGCCTGCAAGCTGGGGTCTGAAAGCACTGGCAGCACTCACGGTAAGAGGAAGGTGAAACTGAGTCTGATGGAACGGGGAGCCACTGAGGGTTCCTGCCCCATCTGCCCACCGCTCATGACCCGCACACCTGCAGGGCCTCCAGCTTTTCCTGCTGCTGGCGAATTTTCTCTGTCAGttgtttctgcttctcttcctgggTTTTCAGGTCCTTTCTCAATGTCCCCAGGGGAACCTTCTGCTTCTGTTCAGAAGCCTCACACCTGTAGGGAGACAGTGCTAGGGAGGGCGTAGCAAGACAGCTCCAAGTAGGGCAggtccttcctcctctgccaacCATGCTTTCTCACCACAGCAACCTCAGAGTTCTCAAATGTACAATTAATACTCACTTCAGGATGCGTTTCTTATTTCCAGGCACTTAACTATGTACAGCAAGACAGAGATGTAAGGGTATGAGCACTGACCTCAAGAAGCAcagtggaagagagaaaaaagtacaGGGAGGTGGGAAGATGCCCACAAACTCCTTATAAGAGAAAGTGCTCACCGGTCCTGCTCAGGATCAGGGTTCATGGAGCAAACCCAGGTGTCAGGGTACTCTTTTTCCACAGAACTCAGCTGGAAGGGGAGGGTCCGCCACTTCAGACACAAATCTGTGACACCAAAAACACCCCCACAAAATAATCATCAGCCGTGCCCAACAATCAGGCTCCTTCCAGCCCAGCTCAAGGCAGAGAAGTAAAAATCCCTAGGCTGGCTCTAGCTCTGCCTTCCTCACAGAACAGTGACTCTTCTCAGGGACAGTGATTCAGTAAGGATAGAAACTTTCTATCTTAGACACTCAGCAGTCCCAACCCCTCTCTCCTCCAACAGGATCCTGGCTCAGTCATGACTTACACTTCTATCAATGTGGTACCAAACTAAGTGAGACCTGGCAGGTTAGACCTCCTGACTCATTCAGAAGGAACAGGTGGGCACAGCTTGCAGGGCCATCACCAAACAGACTTGGATCCCCACTGGGACATAAGTCAGGAGGCCAGCATGGGGACTAGCATGGAAAAGAGTCAGGAAGGGGTTCTGACCCGCAACTCACCACACTGGATGGTGGTTGGGATTTCCATAGCTCTCCGCCGTTTGTAGCGCAGCTCACTGGATGGGGGCTGGTTCCAGTTAGCAGAGAGGTAGCCAAACTCATCCCAAAACTTGATGATTCCCCGCTGGGCTGGAAGGCAAAAACCCACACACACGTGAGGAAGCAGCCCTCTCTGGCAGTGAGATACTCAAGGCTCTAGGTGAAGGGCCGTTACCAATGGCGATGTCCTTCCAGTACTGCGCCAGGTGCTCCCCCATCGCCCGCAGCAGGTGCCGGTACTCTTTGGCATCAGCAAAGTCCTGCTTGTTGTGCGTTGGCTCTAGGACCAGGTAGGGCACATCAACAACCCCAACGACCCCGCCACATGCCCTGCAGGAGAAGAAGACACCATGCTGTCACCCCCACTGGCCACAACCCTCCCACTGTCCACCCTGGGCTAGAAGCTCTCCTTGAGCAGGCACTCACATGCCCCCTTCCAGCTGTGGGCCCACTTTCTCATACATCTTGATCAGGCGGCTACAGTTGTAGATGAACATGCCGTCCAGGTCCCGGTGTTCTATGTTGACCCCAAAAACAAAGTTCAGTTCTTTGGGTTCTTTAAGTGCTCTgagaagacaaaagataaattcaAGCAGATCAATCCATTAACACACAAACACCAAGGTGTCTAAGATGCTTTAAGCTTAAGCATAAACTTGAGACACTTAAGTTCTGTACTTGCATTCAAGAAGTAACCTTTTAGACTTAATAAGGATATGCACTGTAGAATCACAATGAGCTCCCTTGTTAAAAGTGTATGACTTTATTAGCTTTTGCCTTCAAAACAGGGATCGATTTAAGTATGATAGAATCCTGTGAAGCTGCCGTGAATCTCTGCAAAGAAAATTATCCAGTGGAATAAAGGTAATTTGCATAATCATTCCACTAATGGGacagtaattaattttaaaaagacaaaaattcctggagttcctgtcgtggcctagtggttaacgaatccaactaggaaccatgaggttgtgggttcaatccctggccttgctcagtgggttaaggatctggcgttgccgtgagctgtggtgtagatcgcagacgtggctcggatcccacgttgctgtggctctggtgtagactggcagctacagctccgactcgacccctagcctgggaacctccatatgccgtgggtgtggctctagaaaagaccaaaaaaaaaaggcaaaaattcctAAGAACAATAAACATGTATGTGAGAGAAGAAACAATCGTGGGATAAGTGTCAACAAAattgtggaaaataaaaagcacataatCAGTGGATAGACTTACAGGGAAAAAACTCAAAACTTATGCCTGTGGCAAGGAGGTCAAGAAGCAACCAGGAATTCGGGCCCATAGCCTGGAGTCTCCCGACATGGAGGGAGACACAGGTCATGTAATGAGCCGGGAAAAATGCCCAGTCTAGATGCAAAGGAAGGAACTCAACCCACAGCATTACGCCACACTGTAACCAGGGATACAAAATCAAGAGTCGATATTACTGGATGGGGAAACTACAAGAGAGTTTACGATTATAATTCTTAAACGCTCTATATTTTACAAGTTGTatacaatgaatattttatataaatatgctttaaataaaaaggggggaaaaaggaaagttAGAGGGaaaggatggggaaggggagagagagggtggggagaaagagaagggaaggaagggggagaaggaggaaggaaggaaggaagggagggagggagggaggaggggtgagaTGGCCACCAGTAAGGCTTGGAATCCAGCTCAAGGTGTGGGTTCTACCTGCCTTGTCCTGGCTCAAAAGGGAACTAAGTTGGAGGGAATCCCTCTTGTGGTGGGCATTTCACAAGCATTTGGGGTCACAACACTAATGTCTTTCTCAAAAGAACCTGTGTGCAACGGAATGGCAACCTCACAGGCTAGGGAGGAATTCCTCAAGCTCTTTAACTGTCAATAATCAGTACAAAAGCTCATAATTTTTTAAGACCCAAGGTCAGCCCAGGCACTCACCGCTGCTTGGCCTCCTTGATGCGCTTCTTGACGTCAGCTTCTCTGCGCAGGGTAATGGCTGTGTTCTGGACCTGTCGCAACATCACCTGGAAACATAGACCAGTCCTTAGTAAGAAGGTACTCTGGGCCACAGCAAGTGGTATAacaacacaggcaaaacatttaaaatatctcattttaagTCATGTGGATGCAAAATCAGAGCTGGAAATTGACTTCCAGAGAAAAGGGCCCTCACTGGGGACAAACTCAAAAGCTGAGGTTTACTTGACCAGACTCACTGACATGAAGGAGAAAACACCCCAAACTGAAACAACAGGTGTGTGTCACACAGGAAGGGTTGGAAAACTGCCCTGACCCTtactactgtgtgtgtgtgtgtgtgacctgtGGCTAGTGACACTCTTCAACTTCTTCCTATAAACTGAGGATACCATCCATCTCATATGGCTGCTGGGGTGCTGAAAGGGTAAGCTACGATTCTGCCATAAGGTGTGTTCAACAGTAATTATGGAAACATCATCACATCCTACTTTTCAGCTTCAAGGCCAGGGGTTCATGACTGGCTAAGACAGGCCAGCAGTGCTAGAGAAGAGCTGCAGGTCTGGGGCCTCACCCTAGAGTCCCGTGTGAGGTCTCCACCCAGGCGCACTTCCAACGTCCGAGCTTTGCTCTCCGCCTCCCTCGCCTTCTCTTCAGCTGAAACCCAGAAGAAACCATGATAAGAACtcaaaggggggagttcccattgtggtgcaggggaaacaaatccaactaggaaccacgaggttatgggttcgatccctggcctcactcagtgggttaaggatccggtgttgccctgagctgcggtgtaggttgcagatggggctcagatctggcattgctgtggctgtggtgtaggctggtagctatagctccgactggacccctagcctaggaaacttcatatgccacaggtgtggccctaaaaagcaaaaaaaaatactcaaagggGCAAAACTAAGTCATCCCTCCTGGACCCCAGAGAGCAGTCCCCAGTGAGGAAGACATGTATTcagttgtgggggggggggcacgctgGAAGAGCAGCCACCCTGCTTGGAAAGCCCCAAGGAAAACATACAGGCTGTTCGAACTTTACAAATGAATCAGAACAGATCAAAAACTGCCTAAGGCAACCAGAGATTCTCCTCAGGCAGCCAAGATTTGTCAGCATGAGAGACCTTGAGATTCTTGCCCTGGGGTCAAGAAAACCAATTTCACAAGTATTTGTGCCAGAGGACAGTGTGGGAGTCTTCAGAGAGACAGACTTTGCTTTATATAAGAGCCTATAAATGGCTGGAGGAGCCTGGGGAGAAAAACTGCTGAGGGGACTGGAACTCAGAGGGAGGGGTGCAAGGGAATTGGATCAAACTTCCATATGAAGTTTCTATACCCCTGCATGCTGGATGGAGCTCTGGCCTGGATCCTGCTTTTGCCACAAGCGATGTTCCCCGgataacccccccacccccacccccgccaagccCTCCTGCCCAGGGGGATTATTACCAATCCGTGCCACGTGCTCAGCTTTCTTCACCTCCTGCTCTGCACGTGTCTTGAACCGGCTTGACGTGTACTTGTACAtcctgggggttggggtggggggaagtaaCCTGAGCAGCAGGGAGGCATGGCAGCAACTGTTCTGGCCCCTCTTGATGACTCAAAGACAAGCTTACTTTAGCAAAAAGACTCAAATCCCTAATCCACTTGCCCCTTGCCTCCTGCTCCACCTCTGAAAAGCAACTTCACTACTCACCTGGTGTGTTATTGATCCCACAGTAGAAACCAACCTCAGCAACCAGCCAGTGCCCCTGCTTTCCTGGGTGGTGTCTAAAGGTCCCCTGGCCGTGCAGCTGAGAGACTCAGACagctcactgtgccaggctgggaccCTCCATCTCACAGGAGGCAAACTGAACAAGCCTCAGCAGCCAACCTCCATAGCCATCAGccacctccatccctccctcagaCCCACTAGTTTGTCCATAGTAAATCGCAAGCAACTTAAAGGTCCAAAAGCAGTCAACATTGTTGGAGACTCTTATCTGTCATCACTCCAACTCTGCCCCCGAGACGGTCTATCCTTGCTTGGCCCAAGGGAAACAGAAGGCCTACCTGGGCTTGTACAAGCAGCAGGAGAGCCTCTTGGTCTGGACCTTGTGCCCGTGGATGAAGATCCTCATCCGGGGATCAATGTAGAGCACGGCAGCATAGGCACGGAAGGAGCGGCGCTCTGGCTTCCTGCGGGGGCGGGGAGAGGTGCTGTGGCCCGCCCCACCACTGGCCCAACCAAGGGTCCAGTTGGACCGCCTCTCTGCAGGCCCTCCACCTTTCCATCTCCCACCTTGGCTTCCCTTGCTGCCCTGAGGGGTGCTTCCTCTGTGTGGGCACTACACCCTACCTCCTCATGTCCCCGGTAAAGACACCAGACCTGGTCCCACAGCTGCCCCACCACAGACCTGAGAATCCCTCCTCTGGCTCCAGGCCTCACTCTCCTCCTCTGTTTACTTAAGGAGCTGAGGCAAGGGCTCATGAGTCTTTCCATCTGGATTAGCTGAGGACCTGCTATCCTTCCATTCATCCCTTCTGCTTTGTGGCACGAAGAGTGGGGTTCTCAGCTTGACCAACTGAGGAATTCAGGGAACCAGCTTGCCCCTCTGTCCCTCAAGTCACCTCCCTTTTCTCCGCTCCCAGCTACACTCACGTGCCCTCCGGGGAGGTCTCTGCCATCTGGATATCTCTTGGATTTGAGATTATGTCTAGCTCTGGCTCTCCGTTATCCATGAGCTTGAGGTTGAAGATGATGACCAGCGTTCCTAAAACATCAAACAAAAATCATGCTTTCGTTCTTCCAGGTACCCCCAGCCAATCCCCACACCATTCATGGCTCTGGAGTGCCCAAATTCTAGGTCTGCGGGATAAAAGCCTCCTTACCGCTGTCCCCAGGAATCTTCATGAACTGAGCCATCACTTCCTCTTCATTGCGGAAGGGAGAGTACTTGTAGATGAGTTCTGTCTCAATGGCAAACTTCTCCACGTTGTCTGTGACAGGTTCCCGGGTCCGAGCATTCCAGGTAGGCAATGGGACTATCACCTTTGGAGGAAGCACAGGCAGATGCTTTGAAGGAGGCCCCAGAACAGCCTTCCCCAAAATGTGCATCCATCCTGTTCCTCCCCACAGTGGCTCCACACTGCCCCAGAGGCTCTATGGCTTCCATCCCTTCCCAAGAGTCAACCTCAGATGGCTAGGTCCTCTGAAGTATGCTGGGTTTTGGCCTGGAAATCTCTGCATGAGCAGTTTCCTGCTTGGGATGCCCCTGGTCACTTTCCCAATTTGGTAATAATTCTACTCTCCCactaaggaaaatatatttgcaattatCTAGTGAATctgaagacacacacaaacataacTTATGACTCAGCTATTCCACTCCCAAGTATATATTCCAGGAGAAACTCTTGCACATACTTACCGACAAACATGTAAGAATACAAATACCCATGACAGAGTGGAAAAATTAAACTATTAGTGTAGGTATTACAATGCAACACTGTGCAGtgatgaaaatgaacaaaataagagcCATTAGCATCCACACAAATGACTCTCACAATATTTCATGAAAGcagccagatttaaaaaaaaaaattccttaagatttcctgttgtggctcagtggaaataaatgtgACTAGCACtggtgaggacataggtttgatatcagactttgctcagtgggttaaggatctggcattgccgtgaaccgtAATGTAGGCTGCTGAtgggctcagacctggtgttgctgtgactgtggcacaggctagcagctcagctctgattcgacccctggcctgggaacctccacacctCGGGTgggcacccaccccacccccgagaaaaaaataaatttaaaaaaaattaaaaattaaaaaataaaatccggagttcccgttgtggcgcagtggttaacgaatccgactaggaaccatgaagttgcaggttcgatccctgcccttgctcagtgggttaagaatccagtgttgccgtgagctgtggtgtaggttgcagacgaggctcggatcccccgttactgtggctctggcgtaggccggtggctacagctctgatttgacccctagcctgggaacctccatatgccgtgggagcggctcaagaaaaggcaaaaagacaaaaaaaaaaaaaaaaagcccacacagTATGagtccatttacataaaattcttaaGTAGGCAAAACTAAACTATTACTCAAGAACACATACATGAAtcacacaaatataaaaaaaaacaaggaaacggTCATCATCAAGGAGGTTCCCGCAGAGGTGCAGCGAGGAATACAACTAGTGGCTACATGGATGTTTGCTTTATATTCACTCAACTGTACAAATTATAATATCCTCTCccatatatatgaaatttaatcTTATGTctaagtaaacttttaaaaaatcctaccCATTCTTCAAAAACCCCACCTTAAAGGCCACTTCCTCAGAGGCCCCACTTgtacccctcccctcccccactcgtGGCCTGGGAATCCCTCTGCAGAGCAAACCAGCCCAGGCACCTCAGAGGTTTCACAACAGGCAGCCCACCCTGAGGAAAAGGAGACTCTATTTTAACAGGTGCTGGAGTGATAAACGCTCCAGCATTCTGAGACACTTCCCTGGTTTCTAAGAAGCTTTGTGCCTATAGTATTTGGCCCTGGGGCTAGTTTGGATACATTCCTACCCAGCAGAAAATGATCTTATTTTGAAATCTTGGCTGGGTTCACACTAGAGTACAATCCAAAACAGTGACCTTCTAGCACCAAGTAAGGAAAAAATTTCAACCTAGCTTTTTCACCAGGGGAATTGAGTTCCATTTGTGTTCTATGAATGTGTGCCTCACGCTACACCtcctgttctccatagcagttcCAGGTGACAATGGCACCACTTCAACCCGTGGGCATGCATTTCATCTGGCAGCACCCCACCAGGGGTGCACTTCTTTACTTTCATTGTTACTGCTCCCCTTGTTTACCTCCCACCCTTCTGGCCAGGCCACCTCCTTTGGTGCTTCCCCACCTCGCCAGCCTTTACATGTGGGCACCCAAAACCCTAGGACCCCTTCTCACCCCACATGCTCTTTTAGGAGAGTCCATTTGCTACAAAGAACCCCCAGGTCCCCAAGCCTTCCCCCAGCTCCAGACCCAGCCTTAACTTTATGTGTCCAGGGCCAAAGTTACACACTTCCCCTCCAAACTAGCCCCTTTTCCATTCTCCCCAGGTCCAGACGGGCTGCTTACCCCACCTGCCATCCCAAAACCTCAGTCATCTAagacccctcccttcccctcttcacTGACTAAACACCAAACCTGTGGTCCCAAGAGGTGAAGGCCACTCCTGTTCCTCTCACCTCCCAGCTGCACATCACGCCAGgccacacacagccacacacatcCCCCACCCAACCTTTCCAATCCAACCACCGCACAAGAACCAAACTGATCTTTTTCAAAGAGAATCTGATAACGCCACACCcttgtttaatttctctttagTAGCTGCTTTCAATAAAAtccctcaccaccaccctcccacccccgcagCCCTGAGCTCAAGCCTGACCTGACCTGCCTTTCCTGATCTACAGAGGACACCACCTCTCATCAGGTTGCCCCTGTGCCCAAGTCCCTCCCCATAGCCCCCACCAGCTCTCATGGCCATTTCTAATAATGTCCACCCCTCCTCTCACTATCCTAGGTCCATCAGGAAACATTTCTGAAAACCCAGGCAGGGACTAAATCTTCCTGCCCCCTTTCCCGGGAGACCGTCTGGCTGGAGCACTTCTCTCACTCTACCAAAAAGGCAAGCAAATCCACCAGATTACCAAGTAAAGACGGCAGAAAGAAAGCCTTTCATTCCCAACATGAACTGATTTGCTAAGATTTAGGTGCACATCTAAACAAGGCCAGCACcagtttacttttctttcttttttctttttacagtcacacctgaggcatatggaagttcccaggctaggctgaatcagagcttgcagcttcagcctacaccacagttacagaaaaactggatctgagctacatctgcaacctatgccatagcgtgcagcaacactggatcctcaa from the Phacochoerus africanus isolate WHEZ1 chromosome 15, ROS_Pafr_v1, whole genome shotgun sequence genome contains:
- the MORC2 gene encoding ATPase MORC2 isoform X3, translating into MAFTNYSSLNRAQLTFEYLHTNSTTHEFLFGALAELVDNARDADATRIDIYAERREDLRGGFMLCFLDDGAGMDPSDAASVIQFGKSAKRTPESTQIGQYGNGLKSGSMRIGKDFILFTKKEDTMTCLFLSRTFHEEEGIDEVIVPLPTWNARTREPVTDNVEKFAIETELIYKYSPFRNEEEVMAQFMKIPGDSGTLVIIFNLKLMDNGEPELDIISNPRDIQMAETSPEGTKPERRSFRAYAAVLYIDPRMRIFIHGHKVQTKRLSCCLYKPRMYKYTSSRFKTRAEQEVKKAEHVARIAEEKAREAESKARTLEVRLGGDLTRDSRVMLRQVQNTAITLRREADVKKRIKEAKQRALKEPKELNFVFGVNIEHRDLDGMFIYNCSRLIKMYEKVGPQLEGGMACGGVVGVVDVPYLVLEPTHNKQDFADAKEYRHLLRAMGEHLAQYWKDIAIAQRGIIKFWDEFGYLSANWNQPPSSELRYKRRRAMEIPTTIQCDLCLKWRTLPFQLSSVEKEYPDTWVCSMNPDPEQDRCEASEQKQKVPLGTLRKDLKTQEEKQKQLTEKIRQQQEKLEALQKTTPIRSQADLKKLPLEVTTRPSTEEPARRPQRPRSPPLPAVIKNAPSRPPSLQAPRPASQPRKAPVVSSAPKPPAVAAREEASTSRLLQPPEVPRKPANAAVKTVARPAPLVQPPSPSLLPNSKGPREVPAPRAIRTPVVKKPEPPSKLSPATPSRKRSLGVSDEEEVEEEAERRKERSKRGKFAVKEEKKDLNELSDSAGEEDSGDVKSAQKDKGLHVEVRVNREWYTGRVTAVEVGKNVVRWKVKFDYVPTDTTPRDRWVEKGSEDVRLMKPPSPEYQSPDTQQEGGEEEEEAAVAQQAVAMVEPSTSDCIRIEPDTTAPSTSHETIDLLVQILRNCLRYFLPPSFPISKKELSAMNSEELISFPLKEYFKQYEVGLQNLCHSYQSRADSRAKASEESLRTSERKLRETEEKLQKLRTNIVALLQKVQEPWLHSILTRRAGGGAAARASSQPDPRYQTFALV
- the MORC2 gene encoding ATPase MORC2 isoform X4 — its product is MAFTNYSSLNRAQLTFEYLHTNSTTHEFLFGALAELVDNARDADATRIDIYAERREDLRGGFMLCFLDDGAGMDPSDAASVIQFGKSAKRTPESTQIGQYGNGLKSGSMRIGKDFILFTKKEDTMTCLFLSRTFHEEEGIDEVIVPLPTWNARTREPVTDNVEKFAIETELIYKYSPFRNEEEVMAQFMKIPGDSGTLVIIFNLKLMDNGEPELDIISNPRDIQMAETSPEGTKPERRSFRAYAAVLYIDPRMRIFIHGHKVQTKRLSCCLYKPRMYKYTSSRFKTRAEQEVKKAEHVARIAEEKAREAESKARTLEVRLGGDLTRDSRVMLRQVQNTAITLRREADVKKRIKEAKQRALKEPKELNFVFGVNIEHRDLDGMFIYNCSRLIKMYEKVGPQLEGGMACGGVVGVVDVPYLVLEPTHNKQDFADAKEYRHLLRAMGEHLAQYWKDIAIAQRGIIKFWDEFGYLSANWNQPPSSELRYKRRRAMEIPTTIQCDLCLKWRTLPFQLSSVEKEYPDTWVCSMNPDPEQDRCEASEQKQKVPLGTLRKDLKTQEEKQKQLTEKIRQQQEKLEALQKTTPIRSQADLKKLPLEVTTRPSTEEPARRPQRPRSPPLPAVIKNAPSRPPSLQAPRPASQPRKAPVVSSAPKPPAVAAREEASTSRLLQPPEVPRKPANAAVKTVARPAPLVQPPSPSLLPNSKGPREVPAPRAIRTPVVKKPEPPSKLSPATPSRKRSLGVSDEEEVEEEAERRKERSKRGKFAVKEEKKDLNELSDSAGEEDSGDVKSAQKDKGLHVEVRVNREWYTGRVTAVEVGKNVVRWKVKFDYVPTDTTPRDRWVEKGSEDVRLMKPPSPEYQSPDTQQEGGEEEEEAAVAQQAVAMVEPSTSDCIRIEPDTTAPSTSHETIDLLVQILRNCLRYFLPPSFPISKKELSAMNSEELISFPLKEYFKQYEVGLQNLCHSYQSRADSRAKASEESLRTSERKLRETEEKLQKLRTNIVALLQKPWLHSILTRRAGGGAAARASSQPDPRYQTFALV